One genomic window of Verrucomicrobiia bacterium includes the following:
- a CDS encoding carboxypeptidase regulatory-like domain-containing protein → MKRSFALILTLLLATALTGRAAENQVHSAPEVNPPSFTRTNSVTLPKAKATLAVGPTLYSIGQPTDDEQLHLELINRARANPPAEGQWLAALTDPNVVNALNYFHVDLGVMITEFNAIAAAPPLAFNSKLMGTARVHSQLMFDQRTQAHVLPGEPDVDERIVDAGYNFQNLGENIFVASKSALYGHAAFQVDWGQTNINFPGEVTFGMQNPRGHRNTIHNPAFREVGVGIYYGSFGVNIGPQAVTQDFGTQQNDAELGGKPLLTGVVYNDFDGDLFYDLGEGLGGVTVEVTGNQYYAVTASSGGYTIPLPGNGNYTVTFTAANGGSYTTNITVAGNANFKVDWRPVYQMPTLTGPTRPVNGFNMTYSFSTPVGITSYAWQAIALTPLTFTDNADGGLNNFNATITGGYSATGADSVGNRASVFHLANPGAGEQILEYKTKFVPKPGASLSFLSRLALATTDQIPRVQISQDNGVSWQTVWSQTSGGNQSAQYTSVNIDLGGLARVETKLRFNYSFFSGSYYGDTGFNYGWCIDSIQISGADTASVAGSGTVNNTSQFLFTASVSGDYLVSLKPSVAGRNYPAANVLTVQSVAAPTVTISAVQNSPSKKFDVGLSHAASGQVKVWTATSVAGPWMEETGTSLQTLTAEQSFRVTLPTFTGHRFYRVQLTPQ, encoded by the coding sequence ATGAAGCGCTCCTTCGCCCTTATTTTAACTTTGTTGTTGGCAACTGCTCTGACCGGGCGGGCGGCGGAAAACCAAGTGCATAGCGCACCTGAAGTGAACCCGCCGAGTTTCACGCGGACTAATTCGGTGACATTGCCCAAGGCAAAGGCGACTTTGGCTGTCGGGCCGACGCTTTACTCTATCGGCCAGCCGACGGATGACGAACAGCTTCACCTGGAGCTCATCAACCGCGCGCGTGCGAATCCTCCCGCAGAGGGGCAATGGCTGGCGGCATTGACGGATCCGAATGTAGTGAATGCCCTTAATTACTTCCATGTCGATCTGGGAGTGATGATCACCGAGTTTAATGCGATCGCCGCGGCGCCACCACTGGCTTTTAACTCCAAGCTGATGGGGACTGCCCGGGTGCACAGCCAGTTGATGTTCGACCAGCGTACCCAGGCCCATGTGCTGCCTGGCGAGCCGGATGTGGATGAGCGGATCGTTGATGCCGGCTATAATTTTCAGAACTTGGGTGAAAATATTTTCGTGGCATCGAAGAGTGCGCTCTATGGTCACGCCGCCTTTCAGGTTGATTGGGGACAGACCAACATCAATTTTCCTGGTGAAGTGACATTTGGCATGCAGAACCCGCGAGGACACCGAAACACTATCCATAATCCCGCCTTTCGAGAAGTTGGGGTGGGCATTTATTATGGTTCCTTTGGAGTGAACATCGGGCCACAGGCCGTCACTCAGGATTTTGGCACCCAACAAAATGATGCTGAGCTTGGCGGAAAGCCATTGCTGACGGGGGTGGTTTACAATGATTTCGATGGCGATCTTTTCTATGACTTGGGTGAAGGACTTGGAGGGGTGACGGTGGAAGTCACCGGCAACCAGTACTATGCCGTCACAGCCAGCAGCGGCGGTTACACGATTCCTTTGCCGGGGAATGGCAACTATACAGTGACGTTCACAGCAGCGAATGGCGGCAGCTATACGACGAATATCACAGTTGCTGGTAACGCGAACTTCAAGGTGGATTGGCGCCCGGTGTATCAGATGCCGACGCTTACGGGCCCAACGCGGCCGGTGAATGGATTCAACATGACTTATTCGTTCAGCACGCCGGTCGGTATCACGAGCTATGCGTGGCAGGCGATCGCGCTGACGCCGCTCACATTCACGGATAATGCGGATGGCGGGTTGAATAACTTTAACGCGACAATCACTGGCGGGTATTCGGCGACTGGTGCAGATAGTGTCGGCAATCGCGCTTCCGTATTCCATCTGGCTAACCCCGGAGCGGGTGAGCAGATTTTGGAGTATAAAACTAAGTTTGTTCCCAAACCGGGGGCTTCACTTTCATTCCTCTCACGTCTGGCTTTGGCCACAACAGATCAGATTCCTCGCGTGCAAATCTCGCAAGATAATGGCGTGAGCTGGCAGACTGTCTGGTCGCAAACGAGCGGCGGAAATCAATCGGCACAATATACTTCGGTGAATATCGATCTGGGAGGATTGGCCCGGGTGGAGACGAAATTACGGTTCAATTACTCCTTTTTCTCCGGCAGTTATTATGGAGATACGGGTTTTAACTATGGCTGGTGCATCGACAGCATCCAGATCTCAGGTGCTGACACCGCTTCTGTGGCAGGCAGCGGCACGGTGAACAATACCTCGCAATTTCTTTTTACGGCCAGCGTCTCGGGTGATTATCTCGTATCATTGAAACCTTCGGTAGCGGGGCGCAATTATCCTGCGGCTAATGTGCTCACAGTTCAGAGTGTCGCGGCACCTACGGTCACGATCAGCGCGGTGCAGAACAGTCCATCTAAGAAGTTTGATGTGGGCCTTTCCCATGCGGCCTCGGGTCAGGTGAAAGTGTGGACGGCTACGAGTGTCGCTGGACCTTGGATGGAAGAAACGGGCACTTCTCTCCAGACATTGACTGCGGAGCAAAGTTTTCGGGTAACTCTGCCGACGTTCACTGGCCATCGGTTTTACCGTGTGCAGTTGACTCCGCAGTAA
- the lpxD gene encoding UDP-3-O-(3-hydroxymyristoyl)glucosamine N-acyltransferase, with the protein MPITAAQIAEQVRGELIGDGSVVITGFAAANQARSGDLTFADQETYFAAAEASEVSAILVPEGFNSTKKTLIRVKNPRIAVARLLPLFFPPDQYTPSVHPSAVIDASAQVDPSAHIGPNCVIGARAKIGARAVLMGGNHIGRDAEVGDDTRLYPNVVIYHQCQVGNRVIIHAGTVIGSDGYGYVLDEGRHRKILQIGNVIIHDDVEIGANTAIDRGALGSTVIGQGTKIDNLVHVAHNVTIGRHCIITGQVGFAGSTKMGDYCVVAAQSGIADHLKIGNQVTIGAKSGVMRDIEDGGKVLGTPAFPDKVAKRQIIASTQLPDIIRRMRDLEKQIEELKAKTGA; encoded by the coding sequence ATGCCCATCACTGCCGCCCAGATCGCTGAACAAGTCCGCGGAGAACTCATCGGTGACGGTTCCGTCGTCATCACCGGTTTCGCCGCCGCCAATCAGGCACGCAGCGGTGACCTCACCTTTGCCGACCAGGAAACTTACTTCGCCGCGGCTGAAGCCAGCGAAGTCTCCGCGATCCTTGTCCCGGAAGGATTCAATTCCACCAAGAAGACACTCATCCGCGTCAAGAACCCGCGTATCGCCGTAGCCCGTCTGCTCCCTCTTTTCTTTCCGCCAGACCAATACACGCCAAGCGTTCATCCCAGTGCCGTCATCGACGCTTCTGCACAAGTGGACCCCAGCGCCCATATCGGCCCTAATTGCGTCATCGGAGCCCGCGCCAAGATCGGAGCCCGCGCCGTGCTCATGGGCGGCAACCACATCGGTCGCGATGCCGAAGTGGGCGATGATACCCGACTCTATCCGAACGTGGTCATCTATCACCAATGTCAGGTGGGCAACCGCGTGATCATCCACGCCGGCACAGTTATCGGCTCAGATGGCTACGGCTACGTGCTGGATGAAGGCCGCCATCGCAAGATTCTTCAGATTGGCAACGTCATCATCCATGACGATGTGGAGATCGGCGCGAACACCGCCATTGATCGTGGCGCCCTCGGCTCCACCGTCATCGGCCAAGGCACCAAGATCGATAACCTCGTGCATGTAGCGCATAACGTCACCATCGGCCGTCATTGCATCATCACCGGCCAGGTCGGTTTCGCCGGCAGCACGAAGATGGGCGATTACTGCGTGGTCGCGGCGCAATCGGGTATCGCTGATCATTTGAAGATCGGCAATCAAGTGACCATCGGCGCGAAGAGCGGCGTGATGCGGGATATCGAGGACGGCGGCAAGGTGCTAGGGACGCCCGCGTTCCCTGATAAAGTGGCCAAACGTCAGATAATCGCCAGCACGCAACTCCCTGACATCATCCGCCGCATGCGCGATCTGGAGAAACAGATCGAAGAATTGAAGGCTAAGACAGGAGCCTAA
- a CDS encoding fatty acid desaturase — translation MRTGKDLILATKPYTSDHPAKSWWYILSTAALLIAFMAGTLFNHSLPGRIVCSVLSALLILRFFVIYHDQQHHAILPNSKLAEGLMRLFGIFILSPSSIWRSSHNHHHNHNSKLKGSHIGSYPIMTKEHFLKCSKAKRMKYLFMRHPLTILFGYAFMFLFGMSIYPFFNNPKAHYDCLIAFVLHVTLIVVVAAIGGWVAVVLTVLIPFGISCCIGSYLFYAQHNFPGVTFRDNAGWTYDAAALESSSFMKMGTLMNWFSANIGYHHIHHLNSKIPFYRLPEALSGMPELQKPKVTSLHPMDIIRCLRLKVWDVETQQMVPLPTK, via the coding sequence ATGCGCACTGGTAAAGATTTGATCTTGGCGACCAAGCCATATACGAGCGACCACCCGGCCAAAAGCTGGTGGTATATCCTTTCCACTGCGGCTCTCCTGATAGCGTTCATGGCGGGCACCCTGTTCAATCACAGCCTCCCCGGTCGTATCGTTTGCAGTGTGCTCAGTGCCTTGCTGATCCTCCGCTTTTTCGTCATCTATCATGACCAGCAGCACCACGCTATTTTGCCGAATTCCAAGCTGGCGGAAGGGTTGATGCGCCTCTTCGGCATCTTCATCTTGAGCCCGAGCAGCATCTGGCGCAGCTCGCACAATCATCATCACAATCACAATTCCAAGCTGAAGGGCTCGCACATCGGCTCTTACCCGATCATGACCAAGGAGCATTTCCTGAAGTGCTCAAAAGCCAAGCGCATGAAGTACCTGTTCATGCGGCATCCGCTGACCATCCTCTTCGGCTACGCCTTCATGTTCCTTTTCGGGATGAGCATTTATCCCTTCTTCAACAATCCCAAGGCACACTATGACTGCCTCATCGCTTTTGTCCTTCATGTCACCTTGATTGTGGTGGTCGCTGCGATCGGCGGTTGGGTGGCAGTGGTTTTGACCGTGCTGATCCCATTCGGCATCTCCTGCTGCATCGGCAGCTACCTTTTCTATGCCCAGCATAATTTCCCGGGAGTGACCTTCCGTGACAATGCCGGGTGGACCTACGATGCCGCCGCGCTGGAGTCTTCCAGCTTCATGAAGATGGGCACATTGATGAACTGGTTCAGCGCCAACATCGGCTACCATCACATCCATCATCTCAATTCCAAAATTCCCTTCTACCGCCTGCCGGAAGCCCTCAGTGGTATGCCGGAATTGCAGAAGCCCAAGGTCACTTCTCTGCATCCCATGGACATCATTCGCTGCCTGCGCCTGAAAGTCTGGGATGTGGAGACCCAGCAGATGGTCCCCTTGCCGACGAAATGA